Genomic window (Terriglobia bacterium):
CTCCTGCAGAGGTGTCAAAATTGACAATACACCGCAGGGGCGCGGAGGGCGCAGGACACCGACATTCGACATTTGTTTCATCCACAGATTTCGCGGATGACGCAGAATGAAAATGCCTGGGGGAAAATATTTCCAGACGCATCACAACTCGTCTCCGTCCTGGGGTTTCACATTCGGGACTTTGGCCATGGCGCGCTGAAATTTCCTGCGTCTCCCCCGCTTGGCACGCTTCCAGGTACTCGACCGTCATCAGGGCCGACAGCTTTTCCGCCACCGCGGTGGTGATGAGGTGATTGATGGAGACGTCTTCTTTCTTGGCCAGTTCCCGCACCCCCTTATGGAGGGAATTCGGGAGTCGCAAACTGATGGTGCTCATGGTAAACCTCCGACCAGCCGGAAAAACACTTTCGGCGTGATCACACGCACGCCGAACTGCTCCGAGCCTGAAAAATCCTTCACGTGATGAGTGACGATGTAATCGCACCCCGCTTCCACGGCCAATTCCAGGAGATAATTGCCCCGGGTCAGATCTATTTATTTTTCAATTGAAAACGGGAATGAATTTGTATTCGAATAATCAGATTGTGATCCCCCCAACATTCAGCGTCTTTCAATCACCCCCGGACTGGAGTCACCAGGGCTCGACCGCTGCGTATCCAGGGGGAGGGGGCCCGTTTCGGCGGGCATCAAATGATATTCACCGCAGAGGTACAGGGGCGCGGAGGTTTTAGGTGACAGGTTTTGGGTGATAGGGAAAAGCAGTCCAAAGTCGGAAATTCGGCACTCACTGGAATTTCCTTCGTGAATCGCCACAGAGACTGGGGTCGAGATCTGGCGCTGTCTCTGGCTTACGAGTCTTGCGGACTGACGCTCCAACAACTCGGTGCTTTGGTCGGCGGACTGGATTATGTGTCCATCTCGGGAGCGGTCCGTCGCTTTCGACTACGCATGGAGTGCGATCCGACGCTGGCGCAGGCCTTCCAACAACTTAGCGGCCAATTGAAAAATAAATAGACCTGGCCCCAGGTTTTATTAGTGCAGCGCTCAGCGAGCCTTCTGCTCGATGCCCAGGTAGCACAGAAATGAGCGCAGGAGCTCGCGCTTAAGCGACTGGTCGTCTTTTGGAATCACGGCCTGCCAGTTCTTCATATCGTGATCCACCAGAATCAGCTCGATCAGAGTGCTGACCAGCATCATAAGGGCAAAAGACACCGCCATTGGCGGGTCGGGATGCTTGACCTCCTTCCGATGTGCCAAGAACAACTCGACCACGTACTGGTAGGTGCGCATCTCCAGCCGGGTGACTTTCCTGTAAAACGACGTGTGATCGCGGCCCTGCGCGAATTGGCGGAGGGCACGCAACAGTCCGGCGTTGGCGCGGTAGCTGACCAGCATGTTGTTGATGAGCTGCTCGGCAAACACCGCCAGCGGAATCTGGCGCGCCATGGCGGGCGTGAGCATCATGCGCAGCCTCTCGTCCTGACGCTCCAAGATGCCGATGATCACCGTTTCGAGCAGCGCGTCCTTGTCAGGAAAACGGCGATAGATGGCCCCGGGCGTCAATCCCGCGTGCCGGGCGATGCGCGGAATGGTGGCGCCCTCCAGTCCGTGCTGTCCCAGGACTTCCGCCGCGGCCTTCAACAATTTCCGCATCGATTCCCGGCTGCGGGCTTGTTGGGGAGCGAGTGTCTTATCGGCCATGGCTTTCCTTTATATCAGCTCGGCAAGAAAATACAAGATAATCCTTGACACGCATGTAAATGTAAATATACATTTACATTACGCGAACGCCAACGCACGCGGGTCCATGTTTTTTCGGGGGTTTGCACCTCCGGTCAACGCACTGAGGAGAGTCTTATGGCTGCTGCAACCATTTCCACTGCAAGCGTACCCATCACAACCGTCGAGCATCCGCTGCGCAACCCGAATTATCGCCTCTGGCTGATCGGCGGCACGATTTCGCTGCTGGGCGACCAGTTCTATATGGTGGCCTTGCCATGGCTTGTCTTGCAGCAGACCGGCTCCGCCGTGGCCATGGGCGCCATCATGATGGCCGGCGCTATTCCGCGCGCTCTGCTCATGCTTATGGGCGGCGCCGTCAGTGATCGTATGTCCGCGCGCAAGATCATGATTGCCACGGCGATGGCACGCACTCTCTGTGTCACGGTGATCGGTGTTCTGGTCTGGCTGCGCGTCCTGCGGACCTGGGAGCTATACGCTCTGGCGGTTGCTTTTGGCGTGGCCGATGCATTTGCCGTTCCTGCACAAACGGCCTACATGCCCTCGCTGTTGAAGCGCGAACAACTGGTCGCGGCATCGTCGGTCAGCCAAAGCACGGCACAGATGACCACTATTGTTGGTCCAGTTCCAGCCGGGTTTGTGATCAAGACGCTGGGTGTGGCGTGGGCCTTTTTCGTGGATGCCATCAGTTTCTTGTTTATCATTGGCGCCCTGTGGAAGCTGCCGGATCCACCTAAGTCTCAGACGGCCCGGAAAGCGATGTTGCACTCGATCGTGGAGGGAATCGCCTACGTGGGAAGAGATCTGCCGCTGCGCTCACTGATGCTGCTGGTCACGATCCTGAACTTCTGCATTGCGGGGCCGGTTTCGATTGGTCTGGCATACTTGACCAAGACGAGATTCGGTTCGCCGGCCGTGTACGGCATTGTGATCTCGGCGGTTGCCGCGGGAAGCTTGCTAGGTGCGCTACTGGCCGGTGTCTGGAAGATTCGCCAGCGCGGCGTGATGATTCTTCTGGTGTCGTTGGTGTTGGGTGTCTGCCTGGGATCCATCGGCCTGCTCGGGAAAGTGTGGAGCATCGCCGGCGTGCTGCTGATCATGGGCGCAGCGGCGGGAATGGTCAACATCCACATCGGCGCCTGGATCATGCAGCGGATCGATGTCGCGGTGCGGGGGCGAGTTGCGAGCGTGCTCATGCTTGCCTCCTTCGGAATAACCCCCATCTCCCTCGCGGTTGCAGGATTCTTGGTTGCGTGGAGCTTGAAGCTCATGTTTCTGCTCGCTGGAGGACTCATGGTGTTGGCTGCCGCTGGAGCTTCGTTCCAGAAGCCAGTGCGGGAGATTGAGTAAGCATCCGGAGCTTACCTTTGTGCAAAATTGGAAGTCCCGTTGGGGCGTGGCGCCGATTTCGGACGAATGACGGGCAAACCGGCCGTTATGACAATGGTTTCATCCACAGATTTCGCGGATGACGCAGAGAATAATGGGGTCGGACCAAGCCCAGTGATCTTAACAAAGAAGATAACTTCCAAGACAGGGTGTTTTTGACGCTTAAACTGCCCTTTTCGAAATCAATAATCACCGCCGAGGCGCAGAGGGCGCAGAGATTTTAGGTCATAGGTGATGGGTATTAGGGAAAGCCAGTCCAAGCCGCCCCGGCGGCCAGGAGTTCAAAGTCGAACAACGGAAATCCAAGACAGTCGGATCAGGCGCCGACGTTCGGCATTTGTTTCATCCACAGATTTCTCGGATGACGAGAAGAGAGAAATCAGGCACGCCGCTGCTTCGGGTAAACTCGCGTTGTCGAGAGCCGTCTATGGTTGCTTCGTCAAACGCGCCATGAAACCGTTTGGTGGACCGTTGAGGGCTCCGTCGGCGTCGACGGTAAAGAGCGTTTTATCGCCTTCACAGGTCAGCGTGACCTTCTTCCCCTCCTCTGAATAGGTGCAGGGGGTAGTTACCGGTCCGGTCGAGACATACGCTTTGCCGTCCGTCTTGAACTCAATCTTGACGACGCCACCGTTGTCTCGATAGGTATTGCCCTGCACTTTTCCACCACAGCCGGCGGCGGCGAGCAACAGGGTCGCGAGGACAGCGACCGCGAGAATGTTCGAAGGATTTGGTTTCATCTGTCATCTCCGTGTGATTCGATGCTGTTGTTGGTGTCCGGATTATTCCCGAACCCTGGCCGTTGTCGCCCCACTTGAGACTGCTCCGGAGATGCCGCCCATTCAACAGAACCCGCTCCCGATCGGGGTTTGGTTCGCCCGGGGCTCTTGGTCCGCATCTTCAAGTTTCGTTCTTGCAGTCGAACCAGTAGCAGTTGTGAGGAGGCACTCCGAGTGTCAGGGTTCTGAACCATTCGCGGAAGCCGCTGTGTATGCGACCCGCGCGCCGGCTTTCGAACTGTGCTTTCACTTCGCAATGCGCGACGGGCGAGATAAAACCGTCACGCCGCTTTGGAATTTTACGAGCGCCCCCCTTTCGAAATCAATAATCACCGCGGAGGCGCCGAGCGCGCGGAGAGTTTAGGGGATAGGGAAAAGCAGTTCAAAGTTCAAGGTCAAAAGTCCAAAGTAGAATAGCGGAAATCCAAGCCATCTGGATCAGGCACTGACATTCGACATTTGTTCCATCCACGGATTTCGGACGCCCGCACTGGAGTGTCCTGAGGCTTGGGCACAGTGAATAGAGTGGTACAATAGCGCCGGATTAGCGCATACCACCGCGTCAAATAAACTAAACGTCCTCCGAACGCTTCGGAATGCCTACCTTGGTGGAACTTGAGCTAGTCTCCGACGGACATGATATTGGGCTGGAAAAAGGGGACAGACACCTCCTTCCGAGGAATCTTCAAATTTCTCTAAGAACAGGTGTCTGTTCCCATAAGATATTTGTGGAACTTGAGCCAGTTTCCGACGGAGAGGATATTGGGCTAAGGCGCATCGGGGCGGAAAGGAATTGTCGTGAGCGGCAGCTTAGCGAATTCGTTGGCAGTCAGTTTTCTCCTCGCGATTCCCAGCAAGGTGATTTGGTCGTATTTTGTCGGTGGAGTGGTTCTTGCCATCGGGCTGGTCGCAATTTTCCTTCGCGGCGATTGGCAAAAGGCGCGAGGATTCGACAAGCTGATTCTGTTCGGGCCGCTTTTTTACGCCGCGCCACTCGCGGCCTTCGGCACCGAGCATTTCACGCTGACCCAGGCCGTTGCGTCGCTCATCCCGGCGTGGATTCCGTGGCATCAGTTTTGGGCGTTCTTCGTGGGCGGTTGCTTTATTGCAGCCGCGCTCAGTGTGGTGACGAAGATTCAGGCGCGGCTCGCGGCGAGTTTGCTCGCCTTGACTTTTTTCCTTTTTGTTGTGCTGATGGACGCCCCGGGATGGGCACGACATTCGGGGAATCGGTTTGCTCTGGCACTCACCCTGCGGGAATTATCCTTCAGCGGCGGCGCTCTGGCGCTGGCCGCCTGCCTCACTGCGCAGTGGCGCGAGCACGGCAAGCACATCGCGGCGACGGTGGCGCGATACTTCATTGCCATTCCGGTGCTGTTTTACAGCTTCGAGCAATTCTTGCACGGCAATTACGTTCCCGGCATTCCGCTGGAAAAGGTAACTCCCGATTGGGTCTACGGACACGCTTTTTGGACCTACCTGGCGGCCGCGGTCTACGCGGTCGCGGGTCCAGTGTTGCTTGTTGGCAAGAAAACCCGCGCCGCAGCGACCTGGCTGGGTATGACCGTGCTCTTCGTGGTGTTGGTCGTCTACGTGCCGATCGGAGTCGTGGAACGCACCAGCTTCATCGGCATTAATTACCTGGGGGATACGCTGATGTATTGCGGCACCCTTCTTCTGCTCGCGGGCGCCATGCCGCGCGAAGTGAAAGTCGGGGTCGGACCAAGCTGAGTTCTTTTTACAGAGAAGATAACTTCCGAAACAGGGTGCTTTTGAGGCTTAAACGGCCCCTCTCGAGATCAAAAATCACCGCCGAGGCGCCGGGGCGCGGCGCGACGACTCGTTCAGGCTCACGGCCGCGCGGATCAGCGCCCTGAACGCGTCCTCGTCGATCGCTTCGCCCTCGTGGAAGTCGATTGCGCGCCTGGCGTTGCCCTCGAGGCTCGAGTTGAAAAGGCCTGAAGGGTCCTTCAGTGAGGCGCCCTTGAAGAAGGTCAGCTTCACGACGGTCTTGTACGTCTCGCCAGTGCAGATCAGTCCGTCGTGTGACCACACCGGGACCCCTCTCCACTTCCACTCCTCGACCACTGCGGGGTCGGCTTGCTTGATCAGGGCGCGGAGCCGGGATAGCATCTCGCCGCGCCAGTCGTTCAACTCCTCGATTCTCGCATCGATGAGCTGAGCGGGAGATTCATCTTTCTTCGAGCCGATCTTCTTCTTCATGTCGTTTTTTCTCCTGCGCATCCTTTTGGTCGCTCTTTATTTTATGCTTAACCGGCCCTTTTCGAGATCAATAATCACCGCGGAAGCGCCGGGGGCGCGGAGGGGTTAGGAAATAGGTATTAGGTGATAGGGGATAGGTAATGGGGGAAGGCAGTTCAAGGTTCAAGGTCCGAAGTCCAAAGCAGAATAGCGCCAATCCTAGCCATCTGGGTCAGGCAGCGACATTCGAGAATGGTTTCATCGACAGATTTCGCGGATGACGCAGAATGAAAATCAGTTCAAAGTTTAACCTGCCACAGCGCCCAGGAGATCAAAGTTCAAAGTCGTGTGTCCGTCTCTGGAGCGGTCCGTCGCTTTCGACAACGCA
Coding sequences:
- a CDS encoding TetR/AcrR family transcriptional regulator; its protein translation is MADKTLAPQQARSRESMRKLLKAAAEVLGQHGLEGATIPRIARHAGLTPGAIYRRFPDKDALLETVIIGILERQDERLRMMLTPAMARQIPLAVFAEQLINNMLVSYRANAGLLRALRQFAQGRDHTSFYRKVTRLEMRTYQYVVELFLAHRKEVKHPDPPMAVSFALMMLVSTLIELILVDHDMKNWQAVIPKDDQSLKRELLRSFLCYLGIEQKAR
- a CDS encoding MFS transporter, with product MAAATISTASVPITTVEHPLRNPNYRLWLIGGTISLLGDQFYMVALPWLVLQQTGSAVAMGAIMMAGAIPRALLMLMGGAVSDRMSARKIMIATAMARTLCVTVIGVLVWLRVLRTWELYALAVAFGVADAFAVPAQTAYMPSLLKREQLVAASSVSQSTAQMTTIVGPVPAGFVIKTLGVAWAFFVDAISFLFIIGALWKLPDPPKSQTARKAMLHSIVEGIAYVGRDLPLRSLMLLVTILNFCIAGPVSIGLAYLTKTRFGSPAVYGIVISAVAAGSLLGALLAGVWKIRQRGVMILLVSLVLGVCLGSIGLLGKVWSIAGVLLIMGAAAGMVNIHIGAWIMQRIDVAVRGRVASVLMLASFGITPISLAVAGFLVAWSLKLMFLLAGGLMVLAAAGASFQKPVREIE
- a CDS encoding DUF1801 domain-containing protein; this translates as MKKKIGSKKDESPAQLIDARIEELNDWRGEMLSRLRALIKQADPAVVEEWKWRGVPVWSHDGLICTGETYKTVVKLTFFKGASLKDPSGLFNSSLEGNARRAIDFHEGEAIDEDAFRALIRAAVSLNESSRRAPAPRR